A genomic region of Zea mays cultivar B73 chromosome 6, Zm-B73-REFERENCE-NAM-5.0, whole genome shotgun sequence contains the following coding sequences:
- the LOC100283705 gene encoding calcineurin B-like protein 4 isoform X1, with the protein MGCATSKQFSRSAPAHADPAVLATQTSFTVNEVEALYELYKKLSCSIVKDGLIHKVEIDRRPISDTGGGNSVRVSPSQVFDLFDLKRNGVIDFEEFVRSLSVFHPKADTSEKTAFAFKLYDLRGTGYIEKEELREMVLALLDESDLCLSDSTVETIVDNTFSQADSNGDGRIDPEEWEEFVKKNPATLRNMTLPYLQDITMSFPSFIMRSEASD; encoded by the exons ATGGGCTGCGCGACGTCCAAGCAGTTCAGCAGGAGCGCGCCGGCGCACGCGGATCCGGCCGTGCTGGCGACCCAGACCTCAT TCACGGTGAACGAGGTGGAGGCGCTGTACGAGCTGTACAAGAAGCTGAGCTGCTCCATCGTCAAAGACGGGCTCATCCACAAGGTGGAGATCGACCGACGACCCATCTCG GACACAGGAGGAGGAAACTCAGTTCGTGTTTCGCCGTCACAGGTCTTCGATCTGTTCGATCTCAAGCGGAACGGAGTCATCGATTTCGAGGAGTTCGTGCGGTCGCTCAGTGTGTTCCACCCTAAAGCAGATACGTCGGAGAAGACGGCGT TCGCTTTCAAGCTGTATGATCTGAGGGGAACAGGCTACATCGAGAAAGAAGAG CTCAGAGAGATGGTCTTGGCGCTGCTTGATGAGTCCGACCTCTGCCTTTCAGACAGCACCGTCGAGACGATCGTCGATAAC ACGTTCAGCCAAGCGGACTCGAACGGAGATGGCAGGATAGATCCTGAAGAATGGGAGGAGTTCGTGAAGAAGAACCCGGCAACGTTAAGGAACATGACTCTCCCCTATCTGCA GGACATCACCATGTCATTTCCGAGCTTCATAATGCGTTCAGAAGCCAGTGACTGA
- the LOC100283705 gene encoding Calcineurin B-like protein 4 yields MGCATSKQFSRSAPAHADPAVLATQTSFTVNEVEALYELYKKLSCSIVKDGLIHKEEFQLALFRNSRRANLFADRVFDLFDLKRNGVIDFEEFVRSLSVFHPKADTSEKTAFAFKLYDLRGTGYIEKEELREMVLALLDESDLCLSDSTVETIVDNTFSQADSNGDGRIDPEEWEEFVKKNPATLRNMTLPYLQDITMSFPSFIMRSEASD; encoded by the exons ATGGGCTGCGCGACGTCCAAGCAGTTCAGCAGGAGCGCGCCGGCGCACGCGGATCCGGCCGTGCTGGCGACCCAGACCTCAT TCACGGTGAACGAGGTGGAGGCGCTGTACGAGCTGTACAAGAAGCTGAGCTGCTCCATCGTCAAAGACGGGCTCATCCACAAG GAGGAGTTCCAGCTCGCCTTGTTCAGGAACAGCAGGAGAGCGAACCTCTTTGCAGACAGG GTCTTCGATCTGTTCGATCTCAAGCGGAACGGAGTCATCGATTTCGAGGAGTTCGTGCGGTCGCTCAGTGTGTTCCACCCTAAAGCAGATACGTCGGAGAAGACGGCGT TCGCTTTCAAGCTGTATGATCTGAGGGGAACAGGCTACATCGAGAAAGAAGAG CTCAGAGAGATGGTCTTGGCGCTGCTTGATGAGTCCGACCTCTGCCTTTCAGACAGCACCGTCGAGACGATCGTCGATAAC ACGTTCAGCCAAGCGGACTCGAACGGAGATGGCAGGATAGATCCTGAAGAATGGGAGGAGTTCGTGAAGAAGAACCCGGCAACGTTAAGGAACATGACTCTCCCCTATCTGCA GGACATCACCATGTCATTTCCGAGCTTCATAATGCGTTCAGAAGCCAGTGACTGA